In Takifugu flavidus isolate HTHZ2018 chromosome 13, ASM371156v2, whole genome shotgun sequence, the following are encoded in one genomic region:
- the si:ch73-62b13.1 gene encoding carbohydrate sulfotransferase 1-like isoform X1: MREECRATGGGKMECSWKTVLLLVCASLGVQYTAIRTLRDSVPGPCQGAYHCQSRHHRDIRWRALCDDGLMPNESPRKHILLFATTRSGSSFTGQLLNQHPEVFYVFEPLYHVQQAFTNSSSRLRRNLDRRALLGAYRDLLLNLYTCDLHFIENYIRPEPQEHVTSSFFRRSSSHALCSPPVCMDGVNAASPDSPDEAWCPKKCGALNLTLASLSCLSKEHIAIKTVRVPEVGDLRTLTEDPRLDLKIIHLVRDPRAILASRIMAFSEQFRPWKIWNSTGRQPRYVDLSQITSTCKDMTASAETGLQRLAWLRGRYLLVRYEDLAFNPKDKAGEIYRFVGLEMESRVQAWITKNTRSNGSSQSEWNYRYSTNRDSRATAESWRLRLTFDIVKTVQELCTDALSLLGYKKVHSAAELRNLSHSLVEIRTF, encoded by the exons CGTGAAGAATGTAGGGCCACGGGCGGGGGCAAGATGGAGTGCTCCTGGAAGACAGTGCTGTTGCTGGTATGCGCATCTCTGGGGGTCCAGTACACAGCTATCCGCACCCTGAGGGACTCGGTGCCGGGACCCTGTCAGGGAGCCTACCACTGCCAGTCCAGGCACCACAGAG ACATCAGGTGGAGGGCCCTGTGCGATGACGGCCTGATGCCCAACGAGTCACCTCGGAAACACATCCTGCTCTTTGCGACCACCCGTAGCGGCTCCTCCTTCACCGGACAGCTTCTCAACCAGCACCCAGAGGTCTTCTACGTGTTTGAGCCCCTCTACCATGTCCAGCAAGCCTTCACTAACTCCAGCAGCAGACTACGCCGCAACCTCGACCGCAGGGCACTTTTGGGAGCTTACAGGGACCTCCTCCTCAATCTGTACACGTGCGACCTCCACTTTATAGAGAATTACATCCGCCCTGAGCCGCAAGAACACGTCACCAGTTCCTTCTTCCGACGGAGCTCCAGCCATGctctctgttctcctcctgTGTGCATGGACGGGGTAAACGCAGCATCACCTGACTCACCTGATGAAGCTTGGTGCCCTAAGAAGTGCGGGGCCCTCAACCTCACCCTGGCCTCCCTGTCGTGTCTGTCAAAAGAACATATAGCTATAAAAACTGTGAGGGTCCCCGAGGTGGGAGACCTACGCACCCTGACGGAAGATCCACGTCTGGACCTTAAGATCATCCACCTGGTGAGAGATCCTAGAGCCATCCTCGCCTCGCGCATCATGGCATTTTCAGAGCAGTTCCGGCCTTGGAAGATATGGAACTCCACAGGACGGCAGCCACGATATGTGGACTTGTCACAGATCACCAGCACGTGCAAAGATATGACCGCCTCTGCAGAGACAGGACTGCAACGACTGGCGTGGTTGCGGGGACGCTACCTGCTGGTTCGTTATGAGGACCTGGCGTTCAACCCAAAAGACAAGGCTGGGGAGATCTACAGATTTGTGGGGCTGGAAATGGAGAGCAGGGTGCAGGCATGGATAACGAAGAACACCAGGAGCAACGGGTCCTCCCAGTCAGAGTGGAACTACAGGTACTCCACCAACAGGGACTCCAGAGCCacagcagagagctggaggCTTCGGCTCACTTTTGACATTGTGAAGACGGTGCAGGAGCTGTGCACAGATGCTCTGTCGCTGCTGGGATACAAGAAGGTCCATTCAGCAGCCGAGCTTAGGAACTTGTCGCACAGTTTAGTGGAAATCAGGACTTTTTAG
- the si:ch73-62b13.1 gene encoding carbohydrate sulfotransferase 1-like isoform X2, which translates to MPNESPRKHILLFATTRSGSSFTGQLLNQHPEVFYVFEPLYHVQQAFTNSSSRLRRNLDRRALLGAYRDLLLNLYTCDLHFIENYIRPEPQEHVTSSFFRRSSSHALCSPPVCMDGVNAASPDSPDEAWCPKKCGALNLTLASLSCLSKEHIAIKTVRVPEVGDLRTLTEDPRLDLKIIHLVRDPRAILASRIMAFSEQFRPWKIWNSTGRQPRYVDLSQITSTCKDMTASAETGLQRLAWLRGRYLLVRYEDLAFNPKDKAGEIYRFVGLEMESRVQAWITKNTRSNGSSQSEWNYRYSTNRDSRATAESWRLRLTFDIVKTVQELCTDALSLLGYKKVHSAAELRNLSHSLVEIRTF; encoded by the coding sequence ATGCCCAACGAGTCACCTCGGAAACACATCCTGCTCTTTGCGACCACCCGTAGCGGCTCCTCCTTCACCGGACAGCTTCTCAACCAGCACCCAGAGGTCTTCTACGTGTTTGAGCCCCTCTACCATGTCCAGCAAGCCTTCACTAACTCCAGCAGCAGACTACGCCGCAACCTCGACCGCAGGGCACTTTTGGGAGCTTACAGGGACCTCCTCCTCAATCTGTACACGTGCGACCTCCACTTTATAGAGAATTACATCCGCCCTGAGCCGCAAGAACACGTCACCAGTTCCTTCTTCCGACGGAGCTCCAGCCATGctctctgttctcctcctgTGTGCATGGACGGGGTAAACGCAGCATCACCTGACTCACCTGATGAAGCTTGGTGCCCTAAGAAGTGCGGGGCCCTCAACCTCACCCTGGCCTCCCTGTCGTGTCTGTCAAAAGAACATATAGCTATAAAAACTGTGAGGGTCCCCGAGGTGGGAGACCTACGCACCCTGACGGAAGATCCACGTCTGGACCTTAAGATCATCCACCTGGTGAGAGATCCTAGAGCCATCCTCGCCTCGCGCATCATGGCATTTTCAGAGCAGTTCCGGCCTTGGAAGATATGGAACTCCACAGGACGGCAGCCACGATATGTGGACTTGTCACAGATCACCAGCACGTGCAAAGATATGACCGCCTCTGCAGAGACAGGACTGCAACGACTGGCGTGGTTGCGGGGACGCTACCTGCTGGTTCGTTATGAGGACCTGGCGTTCAACCCAAAAGACAAGGCTGGGGAGATCTACAGATTTGTGGGGCTGGAAATGGAGAGCAGGGTGCAGGCATGGATAACGAAGAACACCAGGAGCAACGGGTCCTCCCAGTCAGAGTGGAACTACAGGTACTCCACCAACAGGGACTCCAGAGCCacagcagagagctggaggCTTCGGCTCACTTTTGACATTGTGAAGACGGTGCAGGAGCTGTGCACAGATGCTCTGTCGCTGCTGGGATACAAGAAGGTCCATTCAGCAGCCGAGCTTAGGAACTTGTCGCACAGTTTAGTGGAAATCAGGACTTTTTAG